The Camarhynchus parvulus unplaced genomic scaffold, STF_HiC, whole genome shotgun sequence genome has a window encoding:
- the SLC3A2 gene encoding 4F2 cell-surface antigen heavy chain produces the protein MDPESPPRELELSALEAEKEPMAAAAEPEPEPGSPPQPPPPHRDPSPAPAAAPGGEKNGLVMKIPPEEEEEAAAALGGPGVSGSPKFTGLGKEELLREAGTPLWARARLVLLVLFWGGWLGMLGAAAAIVAQAPRCQPLPARAWWELGALYRAPPKAFGGDLKGVEKRLGYLKEKLQVGGLVLGPVAPKTPEDLIPPLKELDPALGTVQDLSALLQAAKAKGLKVILDLTPNPAGDRVWGDAANDPKVHQQVQDALSHWLKEDIAGIFLDGIDELPPSVVAEWRNLTEQKPSPSGVARVLVGGTRRLDPWSVPQVPGGLRLLLGPFLRPLQPELELESPEGAVRSLLAFLSSNSSSAAGLGWSVGSPWESWVSPRLRLQQLLLLWGLPGTPVLSYGDELGLQRPPKNQQLPPMPWESIEEPKKGGNGSEPPELELCAALASLRAHERSLLLGEALPVPAGSAIALLRRWDQSERFLLLLNPHGTPLKPFSVRRDPGDPPLPEWATLHLSTGPKEPGEPRVQLQELKVGPYEGLLLGFPYSPQ, from the exons ATGGATCCCGAGTCTCCCCCCCGCGAGCTGGAGCTGTCGGCGCTGGAGGCCGAGAAGGAGCcgatggcggcggcggccgagcCCGAGCCCGAGCCGGGTTCGCCCCCTcagcctccccctccccaccgcGACCCCTCGCCAGCCCCGGCCGCTGCTCCGGGCGGCGAGAAGAACGGGCTGGTGATGAAGATCCCCcccgaggaagaggaggaggcggcggcggcttTAGGGGGCCCGGGCGTTTCGGGGAGCCCCAAATTCACGGGGCTGGgcaaggaggagctgctcagggaggcgGGGACGCCGCTCTGGGCCCGGGCCCGCCTGGTGCTGCTCGTGCTCTTCTGGGGGGGCTGGCTCGGCATGCTGGGCGCCGCTGCCGCCATCGTGGCCCAGGCGCcccgctgccagcccctgcccgccAGAGCCTGGTGGGAGCTCGGGGCGCTCTACAGGGCCCCCCCCAAGGCTTTTGGGGGCGATCTGAAAG GTGTGGAGAAACGCTTGGGCTACctgaaggagaagctgcaggtgggggggctggtgctgggccCCGtggcccccaaaacccccgagGATCTGATCCCCCCCTTGAAGGAGCTggacccagccctgggcaccgTCCAGGACTTGAGCGCCCTCCTGCAGGCGGCCAAGGCCaaag GGCTGAAGGTGATTCTGgacctgaccccaaaccccgctGGGGATCGGGTCTGGGGGGACGCAGCCAACGACCCCAAAGTGCATCAGCAGGtccag GATGCCCTGAGCCATTGGCTGAAGGAGGACATTGCTGGGATCTTCCTGGATGGCATCGACGAGCTCCCG cCCTCGGTGGTGGCTGAGTGGAGGAACCTGACGGAGCAGAAACCGAGCCCCAGCGGCGTGGCCAG GGTGCTGGTGGGGGGCACGCGCCGGCTGGACCCCTGGTCGGTGCCCCAGGTGCCGGGggggctgcggctgctgctggggccctTCCTGCGGCCCCTGCAGCCCGAACTGGAGCTGGAATCGCCCGAGGGAGCCGTGAGGAGCCTGCTGGCCTTCCTCAGCTCCAACTCCTCCTCCgccgcggggctgggctggagc GTGGGGTCCCCGTGGGAGTCGTGGGTGAGCCCCAGGCTgcggctgcagcagctgctgctgctctgggggctcccCGGGACCCCCGTGCTGAGCTACGGCGacgagctggggctgcagcggccccccaaaaaccaacag CTGCCGCCCATGCCGTGGGAATCCATCGAGGAACCGAAAAAGGGCGGGAACGGCTCTGAG CCCCCCGAGCTGGAGCTGTGCGCGGCCCTGGCCTCGCTGCGGGCCCACGAGCGCtcgctgctgctgggggaggcgCTGCCGGTGCCGGCGGGCTCGGCCATCGCGCTGCTGCGGCGCTGGGACCAGAGCGAGcgcttcctgctgctgctcaacCCGCACGGAACCCCCCTGAAACCCTTCTCGGTCAGGAGAGACCCCGGGGACCCCCCCCTGCCCGAATGGGCCACGCTGCACTTGAGCACCGGCCCCAAGGAGCCCGGGGAGCCGcgggtgcagctgcaggagctcaagGTGGGGCCCTAcgaggggctgctgctgggcttcccCTACAGCCCCCAGTGA
- the GNL3L gene encoding guanine nucleotide-binding protein-like 3-like protein isoform X1, with protein sequence MTRSRRQVEKSRKKRVQALRARGGIKKDPGVPQLGRFAAFAEQQSRTRQRRPPQGQPRSHLAVHLADALQRQQRFQSQVPQEEEEEDEEPPQPPQDEASLRHFGRELRKVLTASDVLLEVLDARDPQGCRSPRLEGALRPQQRLVLVLNKIDLVPRDVVAAWLKHLRNEFPTVAFKACTQQQSQNLKQSRLPADAAPRDVLAGGACVGAEPLLHILRNYGRRGDGRGSITVGVVGYPNVGKSSLINSLKRSRACGVGATPGVTRCLQAVQLDGHIRLLDCPGVVLDSGDPPAAAPLRGALAPQRLRDPLGPACAILQRCPPQQLSRLYGVPPVSDPLQFLAHLARRQGRLRPGGLPDAPAAATALLRDWTSGKITYYTHPPKSQGVQLEAQILPALGPALDLEALERGDAEALAAVPVTVTELEEEEEGEAMEDNSGDLELGTMTVELKPRVKSGGAGGDALPRAPRLEEVAALPALFQGQGLQAAGKRRKKLQKRAQKIATKLSETLEAAMQF encoded by the exons ATGACCCGGTCCC ggcgACAGGTGGAGAAGTCCCGGAAGAAGCGCGTCCAG GCCCTGCGAGCCCGAGGCGGGATCAAGAAGGACCCGGGGGTGCCGCAGCTCGGGCGCTTCGCCGCCTTCGcggagcagcagagcaggacccGGCAGAGACGG CCGCCGCAGGGGCAGCCGCGCTCACACCTGGCCGTGCACCTGGCGGACGCTCTGCAGCGACAGCAGCGCTTCCAGagccag GTGccccaggaggaggaagaggaggatgaggagcccccgcagcccccccaGGACGAGGCGTCGCTGCGCCACTTCGGGCGGGAGCTGCGCAAG GTGCTGACGGCGTCCGACGTGCTGCTCGAGGTGCTGGACGCGCGGGACCCCCAGGGCTGCCGCAGCCCCCGGCTCGAGGGCGCCCTGCGGCCCCAGCAGCGCCTCGTGCTCGTGCTCAACAAGATCG ACCTGGTGCCCCGGGACGTGGTGGCCGCGTGGCTGAAGCACCTGAGGAACGAATTCCCCACCGTGGCCTTCAAGGCGTGCAcgcagcagcagagccagaacctg AAGCAGAGCCGGCTGCCGGCGGACGCCGcccccagggatgtgctggccGGGGGCGCCTGCGTGGGGGCCGAGCCGCTCCTGCACATCCTGCGCAACTACGGGCGCCGCGGGGACGGCAGGGGCTCCATCACCGTGGGGGTCgtgg ggTACCCCAATGTGGGCAAGAGCAGCCTCATCAACAGCCTGAAGCGCAGCCGCGCCTGCGGCGTGGGGGCCACGCCCGGGGTCACCAG GTGCCTGCAGGCCGTGCAGCTGGACGGGCACATTCGGCTCCTGGACTGCCCGGGGGTGGTGCTGGACTCGGGGGACcccccggccgccgccccgctcAGGGGGGCCCTGGCCCCGCAGCGCCTGCGGGACCCCCTGGGCCCAGCCTGCGCCATCCTGCAGCGCTGCCCCCCCCAGCAG cTGAGCCGGCTCTATGGGGTGCCCCCCGTCAGTGACCCCCTGCAGTTCCTGGCGCACCTGGCCCGGCGGCAGGGCCGGCTCCGCCCGGGGGGGCTCCCGGACGCGCCCGCGGCCGCCACGGCGCTGCTGCGCGACTGGACCAG tggCAAGATCACCTACTACAcccacccccccaaatcccagggggTGCAGCTCGAGGCCCAAATCCTGCCCGCGCTGGGGCCGGCCCTGGACCTGGAGGCGCTGGAACGCGGCGATGCCGAGGCCCTGGCGG ctgtcccagtgacggtgacagagctggaggaggaggaggaaggagaagccaTGGAGGACAACAGCGGTGACCTGGAG CTCGGCACGATGACGGTGGAGCTGAAGCCGCGGGTGAAGTCGGGGGGCGCCGGGGGGGACGCGCTGCCCCGAGCGCCCCGGCTGGAGGAGGTGGCCGCGCTCCCCGCTCTGTtccagggccaggggctgcaggcggcgggaaaaaggaggaaaaagctgcagaaaagagcGC AGAAAATCGCCACGAAGTTGTCGGAGACGTTGGAGGCGGCCATGCAGTTCTGA
- the GNL3L gene encoding guanine nucleotide-binding protein-like 3-like protein isoform X2, protein MTRSRRQVEKSRKKRVQALRARGGIKKDPGVPQLGRFAAFAEQQSRTRQRRPPQGQPRSHLAVHLADALQRQQRFQSQEEEEEDEEPPQPPQDEASLRHFGRELRKVLTASDVLLEVLDARDPQGCRSPRLEGALRPQQRLVLVLNKIDLVPRDVVAAWLKHLRNEFPTVAFKACTQQQSQNLKQSRLPADAAPRDVLAGGACVGAEPLLHILRNYGRRGDGRGSITVGVVGYPNVGKSSLINSLKRSRACGVGATPGVTRCLQAVQLDGHIRLLDCPGVVLDSGDPPAAAPLRGALAPQRLRDPLGPACAILQRCPPQQLSRLYGVPPVSDPLQFLAHLARRQGRLRPGGLPDAPAAATALLRDWTSGKITYYTHPPKSQGVQLEAQILPALGPALDLEALERGDAEALAAVPVTVTELEEEEEGEAMEDNSGDLELGTMTVELKPRVKSGGAGGDALPRAPRLEEVAALPALFQGQGLQAAGKRRKKLQKRAQKIATKLSETLEAAMQF, encoded by the exons ATGACCCGGTCCC ggcgACAGGTGGAGAAGTCCCGGAAGAAGCGCGTCCAG GCCCTGCGAGCCCGAGGCGGGATCAAGAAGGACCCGGGGGTGCCGCAGCTCGGGCGCTTCGCCGCCTTCGcggagcagcagagcaggacccGGCAGAGACGG CCGCCGCAGGGGCAGCCGCGCTCACACCTGGCCGTGCACCTGGCGGACGCTCTGCAGCGACAGCAGCGCTTCCAGagccag gaggaggaagaggaggatgaggagcccccgcagcccccccaGGACGAGGCGTCGCTGCGCCACTTCGGGCGGGAGCTGCGCAAG GTGCTGACGGCGTCCGACGTGCTGCTCGAGGTGCTGGACGCGCGGGACCCCCAGGGCTGCCGCAGCCCCCGGCTCGAGGGCGCCCTGCGGCCCCAGCAGCGCCTCGTGCTCGTGCTCAACAAGATCG ACCTGGTGCCCCGGGACGTGGTGGCCGCGTGGCTGAAGCACCTGAGGAACGAATTCCCCACCGTGGCCTTCAAGGCGTGCAcgcagcagcagagccagaacctg AAGCAGAGCCGGCTGCCGGCGGACGCCGcccccagggatgtgctggccGGGGGCGCCTGCGTGGGGGCCGAGCCGCTCCTGCACATCCTGCGCAACTACGGGCGCCGCGGGGACGGCAGGGGCTCCATCACCGTGGGGGTCgtgg ggTACCCCAATGTGGGCAAGAGCAGCCTCATCAACAGCCTGAAGCGCAGCCGCGCCTGCGGCGTGGGGGCCACGCCCGGGGTCACCAG GTGCCTGCAGGCCGTGCAGCTGGACGGGCACATTCGGCTCCTGGACTGCCCGGGGGTGGTGCTGGACTCGGGGGACcccccggccgccgccccgctcAGGGGGGCCCTGGCCCCGCAGCGCCTGCGGGACCCCCTGGGCCCAGCCTGCGCCATCCTGCAGCGCTGCCCCCCCCAGCAG cTGAGCCGGCTCTATGGGGTGCCCCCCGTCAGTGACCCCCTGCAGTTCCTGGCGCACCTGGCCCGGCGGCAGGGCCGGCTCCGCCCGGGGGGGCTCCCGGACGCGCCCGCGGCCGCCACGGCGCTGCTGCGCGACTGGACCAG tggCAAGATCACCTACTACAcccacccccccaaatcccagggggTGCAGCTCGAGGCCCAAATCCTGCCCGCGCTGGGGCCGGCCCTGGACCTGGAGGCGCTGGAACGCGGCGATGCCGAGGCCCTGGCGG ctgtcccagtgacggtgacagagctggaggaggaggaggaaggagaagccaTGGAGGACAACAGCGGTGACCTGGAG CTCGGCACGATGACGGTGGAGCTGAAGCCGCGGGTGAAGTCGGGGGGCGCCGGGGGGGACGCGCTGCCCCGAGCGCCCCGGCTGGAGGAGGTGGCCGCGCTCCCCGCTCTGTtccagggccaggggctgcaggcggcgggaaaaaggaggaaaaagctgcagaaaagagcGC AGAAAATCGCCACGAAGTTGTCGGAGACGTTGGAGGCGGCCATGCAGTTCTGA
- the GNL3L gene encoding guanine nucleotide-binding protein-like 3-like protein isoform X3: protein MTRSRRQVEKSRKKRVQALRARGGIKKDPGVPQLGRFAAFAEQQSRTRQRRPPQGQPRSHLAVHLADALQRQQRFQSQVPQEEEEEDEEPPQPPQDEASLRHFGRELRKVLTASDVLLEVLDARDPQGCRSPRLEGALRPQQRLVLVLNKIDLVPRDVVAAWLKHLRNEFPTVAFKACTQQQSQNLKQSRLPADAAPRDVLAGGACVGAEPLLHILRNYGRRGDGRGSITVGVVGYPNVGKSSLINSLKRSRACGVGATPGVTRCLQAVQLDGHIRLLDCPGVVLDSGDPPAAAPLRGALAPQRLRDPLGPACAILQRCPPQQLSRLYGVPPVSDPLQFLAHLARRQGRLRPGGLPDAPAAATALLRDWTSGKITYYTHPPKSQGVQLEAQILPALGPALDLEALERGDAEALAVTVTELEEEEEGEAMEDNSGDLELGTMTVELKPRVKSGGAGGDALPRAPRLEEVAALPALFQGQGLQAAGKRRKKLQKRAQKIATKLSETLEAAMQF from the exons ATGACCCGGTCCC ggcgACAGGTGGAGAAGTCCCGGAAGAAGCGCGTCCAG GCCCTGCGAGCCCGAGGCGGGATCAAGAAGGACCCGGGGGTGCCGCAGCTCGGGCGCTTCGCCGCCTTCGcggagcagcagagcaggacccGGCAGAGACGG CCGCCGCAGGGGCAGCCGCGCTCACACCTGGCCGTGCACCTGGCGGACGCTCTGCAGCGACAGCAGCGCTTCCAGagccag GTGccccaggaggaggaagaggaggatgaggagcccccgcagcccccccaGGACGAGGCGTCGCTGCGCCACTTCGGGCGGGAGCTGCGCAAG GTGCTGACGGCGTCCGACGTGCTGCTCGAGGTGCTGGACGCGCGGGACCCCCAGGGCTGCCGCAGCCCCCGGCTCGAGGGCGCCCTGCGGCCCCAGCAGCGCCTCGTGCTCGTGCTCAACAAGATCG ACCTGGTGCCCCGGGACGTGGTGGCCGCGTGGCTGAAGCACCTGAGGAACGAATTCCCCACCGTGGCCTTCAAGGCGTGCAcgcagcagcagagccagaacctg AAGCAGAGCCGGCTGCCGGCGGACGCCGcccccagggatgtgctggccGGGGGCGCCTGCGTGGGGGCCGAGCCGCTCCTGCACATCCTGCGCAACTACGGGCGCCGCGGGGACGGCAGGGGCTCCATCACCGTGGGGGTCgtgg ggTACCCCAATGTGGGCAAGAGCAGCCTCATCAACAGCCTGAAGCGCAGCCGCGCCTGCGGCGTGGGGGCCACGCCCGGGGTCACCAG GTGCCTGCAGGCCGTGCAGCTGGACGGGCACATTCGGCTCCTGGACTGCCCGGGGGTGGTGCTGGACTCGGGGGACcccccggccgccgccccgctcAGGGGGGCCCTGGCCCCGCAGCGCCTGCGGGACCCCCTGGGCCCAGCCTGCGCCATCCTGCAGCGCTGCCCCCCCCAGCAG cTGAGCCGGCTCTATGGGGTGCCCCCCGTCAGTGACCCCCTGCAGTTCCTGGCGCACCTGGCCCGGCGGCAGGGCCGGCTCCGCCCGGGGGGGCTCCCGGACGCGCCCGCGGCCGCCACGGCGCTGCTGCGCGACTGGACCAG tggCAAGATCACCTACTACAcccacccccccaaatcccagggggTGCAGCTCGAGGCCCAAATCCTGCCCGCGCTGGGGCCGGCCCTGGACCTGGAGGCGCTGGAACGCGGCGATGCCGAGGCCCTGGCGG tgacggtgacagagctggaggaggaggaggaaggagaagccaTGGAGGACAACAGCGGTGACCTGGAG CTCGGCACGATGACGGTGGAGCTGAAGCCGCGGGTGAAGTCGGGGGGCGCCGGGGGGGACGCGCTGCCCCGAGCGCCCCGGCTGGAGGAGGTGGCCGCGCTCCCCGCTCTGTtccagggccaggggctgcaggcggcgggaaaaaggaggaaaaagctgcagaaaagagcGC AGAAAATCGCCACGAAGTTGTCGGAGACGTTGGAGGCGGCCATGCAGTTCTGA